The region ATAGGAAGAGTAATTCAAACAATTATCCACTGTATTTTAAAGATGATAAATAATAAGTCAGTCTCCTCAAACTCTGCTTAGGTGTCTATgtaaacacaaatttaaaaaatagcagCTATCAGGGAACAGAGTGAAAGAAGTATGAAGAATAAGGAGAGGTCATGTGACATCCAAGGTATATCAAATCCAGGAAGTATTAGGAAACAGACTGAGAACATTAGAAGGACTCTGGGAGGGATCATCCTTCATGGTGGCGAACACACTAATCCTGAGAGTTCTGCAGCTCATGTCTAATGAGAGATTATTGGTTACTTTATCTAGCCTACATGAGCTACTCAAACTCAAAGTCAAACACAGCACTCATAATAATCATTATCAGGACCAAAACTTGTCTTCCATGTTTTggttctgccttctgccttcttaTTATGGCCCCAAGATTTTAAAGGGTTATGATTAGGATAACAACAAAGCACACTCCAACAAGAAAAATTCAGGGCAATTCATTCACAATTAAATGTAACTTAAGGTAGTGTGACTTCTTTTCTTCAATAAAATTTAATGAATGCATTTGTTCCATTTCACTGATTTTCAGGAGTGTGATCATTATCTACAATGAATCTAGCAAAACAAGGTTTGTCTCAGTGCTTACGATCCCCTGGACATGGAGCGAAGGATGAAGTCCACTGCATTCTCAATGATCTCCGAACCCAGGATGCTTAAGAATTTGGGGAACCCTGGCTCTGGATTTTTAGAGTCATCAGGCTTGTCTGATTTCTCATCTAGGTGGTCATTATCATTTGGGTTGTCATctgcaaacaaaaaataaacagaaaataatgtCAGATGTGATTCTTAGCAACAAAAAGGGAAAATGTTTCTCACGTAGAAGCCCTTGAACTCCTTAGTATCCACATGGTACCAAGTTATGCCATTAGTTACATCTTCCAGACTTTACGATATTATCTCATTCAAgtataatctttaaaaagtttCTGTTTCCTAGCTAATTCTGGATGTGTCCTGGTATCCAGTCAACCTATTAGGctaaaatgttaaagaaaactgCCTTCTCTCAGTAGTCATCAAATGCTGAAGAGTTCCTCAGCCAGTGTAGGGTTTAATATCAGGCTGCCCCCTTCTATGATGAGATTTTACTTTGCAGGGCTTGTgaaggtcttgtgcatgctgtcacaactCTTGTGAATTCATGTGTATCTTCCCTGGTGTGTTGGAAAAACAATGTTTTCTGATGTTATCGAccacttctggcttttacaatctttccacctcctcctccacgaTAATCCTTGAACCTTAGGGAACAATAATGTGATATGAATGTCTAATTTTGGATTGAACACTCCACTGTCTTGTTCTCTGCCATGTTGGAGGGTGTCCCTGTGTTAATTGCCATCTGTTGCAAGTAGCGGCTTCTCTGATGAACATGGACAGATGCTCTTACTTACAGGTACAACAATTAGTAGCATTAAGGAGATAGCTCATGTAGCTAATATCAGGCTTGAGAGACAGAAAATAGAGGTGTTCAGTGCCATAGAGGTCACTAGTGTTTCCGTGTGATTTCTGTGCCAACGATCATGGAAATAGGGAAAATAAAATCTTCATGGTTAGTTTCCCTGGGCACATACCTCTAACAGGAAGTTCACACATACTGTGTTCTTTTAGCATCACAATTCTATGAGATATGAAAATTACTAAGCCAATATGAAGTTGAAGAAATGAAGTTAGACAGAGATTTCAAAACTGCTTCTCAGAGAAAGAATTACTAGGTTATAGAAATATTATCAAGTGCCATGTTTGTCTGATATCAAAATCTAGATTTGAACAGTATTCTGGGATTAAACTGTACTCTTTGCAGGAAAAGAATGTAACTTTTACTTTTTATGAGAGTGAACAGAAGATAAAAATGTtaggtatttttgttatttttataccATTATTTGGCTTATAAGCAATGATTTTACAAATGCAGTATAATTTTTCTCCCTAGGAAATGATTTGAGATATGCACATTTTAGCTTTTTGGATGGAGAAATTGATAGTGTTTGGGGGTCAGAAGGCTGTGCAAAATCAAGAGAAAGCAGCAACTCAAAGAATGACTATAGGACTCATTTATCTAGTACATCATCAGCCATGATGGAGGATGCAAAAGTATCCTGGGATGCTCATGGTCATTTTCATGAGATGAAAAGGCCTTGAAGAATGGTATAACTCCAGTGGGTTGCCTTCTCTCTGACCTCTGATAATAGGATAAGATAGgacctttctgtttttctttcattaacaGCACTATAGTATGACCAGACTCTACCTAAAATTAATTGATGCCTTGTTCATTTTTAGTTAAATATCAATTTATTTTGAGGATAAGACTGATAAATGCAATATGGGATGAAATTACATTAACAATAATTCATTGCCTGGTTGAGagcctgtagagatcatatccagtagataggcatggccatAGGTTCAAGGATAGGGCCATTCACCTATCTCAAAAGTATTATTCTAGAATTACTCCTGTCAAAGTAAAttcaaggacaaagagtggaccagagactgaaggaaaggtcatccagagactgccctacctagggttcctccccatctgcagacactaaaccctaacactattgttgatgccaagaaacacttgctgTTAGGAGCCTAGTATACCTGTCCCCTGAGAAGCTgtaccagagcctgaccaatacagatgcgaatgcacacagtcaaccatcagactgagcatggggaccccaatggaggagaaaggggaagaattgaaggagctgaagaggtttgcaaccccataggaaggacaacaatagcaaccaaccagactccaagagctctcagggacaaaactaccaaccaaaaagtacacatggagggacccatggctccacctgcatatgtagcagagggttgccttacctggcatcaatgggtagagagtcccttggtcctgtggaggccccagtgtaggggaaagctaGGCCGCTAAGGCagaagtaggtgggtgggtaggtacagtaatatcctcatagaaacagggggacagggaagaggaaagggagtttttggaggagaaactgggaagacaaattacacttgaaatgtaaataaataaataaccaataaaaaagaaaattgaaattcataaaatattcgTTTCAATATTTTTTTACCGAAGCAACTACAAGTGCTagaaaaatgaattttagaaTATTTCATTTAGTTGGAGTGATCTCTTTTGTTTAAACCAGAAAAATCTACTTTGTTGCTCATTCTAGAAGTTTATAAAATTTAAGATCAATACTAAGCATTATTTGTATAAAACCTTTATAAAGACACATGAGAATGTCTTGTATATACACTGCGTGCTCACTACAAGCTTCAACTCCTTAACACTTCAGCTGTAGCCTCAGTTGGAGAGTGTCTAGCCACCCCTCTTCTGGGGCTGACAAATGATGAAAAAATGTGCAATCTGTGTTATATTCAAAAATAGAAACTATTAGTAAAAATGGCATTGGGGGTTGTAAGTATTTGTAATTTACTCTGCTTAATGAAATTTAACAGACTTCTTATTCTAAGTCTTCTAACAGACAACAATCAGCGATCCAATCATTCAGCAGTGGAGTTTTTCACTTAGACCATACTTTGGTTTGGGGTAGCTTCTTTCAGAGTGGAGCATATACTATAGAGCCTTTCACTTGAGTGTTCAAATAAAGATGGTGACTTTCTCATAGAGGTCACAACCAAAGTACCCAGATGGGTTTATGTTCACTCTGAGAAGAAGCAGTAGACTCCTTTTGTGGGGTTTCTGCCATGCAGTGCTGTGTTAGCATATCCTCACTGACCTATATCCTTATCCTACTACAAGATGTGACCACAGTTTCTAGAGAAGAACTGAGATGCTCTAGGAAATTAGACAGTTCACCTAAAATCTCTCAGGAAAAAGTGACTGAGCCAGTGTATGAATTCCATCTGACTCCAGGACACATGATCTTCGCATTACCTCCATAGAAATGGTTCTCTGATAAGATATGTGTAAAGCAAAAGTTCCCAGCACAAAGTAAGGGCCCCTCCCTTTCAATACAATAACACTTTTACACACTCTTAGTGTAATACTAACTACTAGCTTTTCACCACCCAAAGAGCCAGGGCTTAGAGTATGGAATGCTGGGAGTTACTCTGAGTATTTGGGTCACATGCATATTCATCAGTATTAATGTATGCTGTGCCACTTGGTTTAAGGTTCTAcaaccttatttttctttttgctttcagCAAAATATTCGTCATGCTCTTTTGTAAATCACACTTAACTACTGTATTTCAGTTTCTTCATTGGAATGTTGCTAGGatgaaaaatattatatatattgctCATGTATTCATAcgtgtatgaatatatacatatcatGATATCATAGTGTATATACCACCTATCGCAGAATCAGACCCAGAATAAGTTAACAGCAATTTATCCATGGTATTATTAGTGTTATTACTAATAATAGCAAAACATCTATaataacttcattttctttaacattttagaatattatacaaatttaaaatgCTATTGGAAAGCCCAGAAAGCTCAACTCATAAAGTCCAATATGATCTCttttaaaatctaataaaaagtaGGCTTTATTTACATTGAGTATTCAGCTGACTTTCTTAACTAAATGTGATCATAAAATTTTGAGCAAATAAGAAATATACATTTTACAAAGATTATAAAAGCAAGTTTATTTTATCTGGTAACATCAATAGTTacgttattttttaaaagactttttatgTATCTATTTACTATATTGTGCATATAAGTTACCATATCTGCATGTACAACTTCAtgctagaagagagcatcagatcacactggggattgaatccaagACCTCTaggagagcagacagtgcttttagccactaagccctctctctagcccctaattTTGCTATTTTATAAGCAAAGAAATTAACACTTTAAACTGTTCTTATTTAACCAGTTTCAGATGTTATTAGGTGACCTGAGAATTGTCTTTAGAACTTAAATTTCACCCTTCCCATCTCTGTGTTGATAACTTTAGAAGCAGAGTCGATATAGACACCTTCATGTGCTCCTCTGCCATAATTCTTTTGCATTGTTTATCTGGGTTTCTTATTGGTGATCTGGAACTGTGAGTTCTGCTAGCTTACACATGAAGGTTCCTGTTGCCAAGGACCTGCTTTTTGCAATACCCCAAACACAGATACGTCAAGAATTCATAGTCTTCTGCAGACAAAAATGTTGAATTGCTAAATAAGAATGCTGCATGCACCCTCAGTCCCCTGTGTGtctcctccattgaaggaatcagagaaaggactgaaagagcttgaaggggctcaagattccatatgaacaacaatgccaaccaaccagagcttccagggactactaagccactacccaaagactatacatggactgaccctgggctccaacctcataggtagcaatgaatagcctagtaagagcaccagtggaaggggaagcccttggtcctgccaagactgaaaccccagtgaacatgattgttggggggagggcggtaatggagggaggatggggagaagaacatccagagagaaggggaggggaaggggttaggggatgttgggaAGGGgcataacaatcgaaatgtaaataagaaacacccaagttaataaagatgaaaaaaataaaagaaataattaagaaaaaagaaatatgtgctTAGTAGCAGTGAGAATAACTAAGAAACTTGGATTTCACAATAAGAAGGCACTTTCACTTGTGCCTGCACTAAAAATGCTTGCCCTCTGCAAGTTTCATTTACTAATCTATACCAACCAAGGACAATGAGAAAATGGAATGTTTATTTAGTAGGGTTATTATGAAAGCCAATTAAGATTATACATGATttcagaatgggaaagaaaactaaaaagatTAAGTAAGTTATGGAGGTCTGGGTAAATTGCATAGGATATGGAAAGGATAAggcttaaaatacacacacacacacacacacacacacacacacacacaaaactctaATTTCACTATGTTGATATCAAATTTCTACTTAAATCAATGGGATTCTCTTATTAATATGTTTTCCTGGTATTAGTTACAAATACTgccttaaaagaaaaatcatatgtCTAATGAaagtttatataaattttatgttttGAGTTAAATTTTGTCTAAATATTACCCAGTAGTTAAAAATAGCAAACTGATATAACTGAACTTCTGAGTGTTCAACCACTTCACATTTGGTGTACTGTGGAGGCCTATAATGcggatagaaaaatataaagtgaCAACGCTTTGCTACTTGCCCTCCAAGGAAACTAGGTCGCAGGGGACATCTCTGGACATCCTGTAGCTCTGAAGAGTCTCTTGTCCTGTTGCTCAGGGCAGCCATGGAGACAAAACTGAATGTTATATAACCATTGACTGATCTACAAACAGGAGGATCAGCACAGAAGAAAAACCTTCCTTAGTACCTCCAAGTGAAGCCATGGTCAAGCCAGGCCTTTGATGTTTTCATAGCAGATTAGACAAGTGGTACAAGGAAGACCAAAGGAGAGTGGACAGGAGTTCCTTGGGTTCTCAAGAGACCACTGACGATCAGAACCAATAAAATAAttcttgtttttccttctcttttacaTCTCTTTCAAGGCAATAGTCAAGGATGTTCTTTCCTCACTAAACATAGTTTTTATGAAATTATCAATGCCTCTTTAGGGTCTTTCAGATAGACCTACTGAATTGGTTCCCCAACTGCCATGTCCAGCACACTCTTCCACTATAAGAAACCATATTGGTCATTGCCATACTTCTATAAAAGCACTTAGACTTACTTCTTATGGAGGGCGATTAATGGGAACAGGAGGTAAAAATTGGCTATGCATCTTAGGGTAAAAGAACCTATGCATACTCAGTTCTTTCTCCACTAAAAGAAATGTATTTGGATCACTTAGCAACCTTGTCTTTTGCAGAGACCAAAGATACTGGAGGGATTTGGTGGGAGGGGTGTCTCTGATACCTGATAAGGTTCCTACATGATTTTAAGGTTAATGGGTAGTCTTAGAGTAGCAATAAAGCAATAAAGGCCTATGAGCGTAAGACCCCTCTTGGTGAAGAGAATAGTTATCTGGTTGGGGGAAGATCTAACATCCACTTGTGCCAGATTAGTTACCTGGCTAAAGTATCACCCTTCACAAAGAAGGAAGGCCGCTCACCTTAAGCCATGCTAATAGATAGGTGTAATAATTATCACCTTAATGAGATACTGTACctttctttcccagaattcccacCCCTAGCACAGTAGCTTACTAGGTTGCAGCCAGATGGCTTGGTGACTCTGCTAGGTTGTCTGAACTACTCATTTATGCAACTCATTAGTTTAACTATTCATCTTTTTCTATGTCTACATGAAGCATGCACCTTCCCATATCACTTTAGATTTTTCTGATACTATGGGCCTTCTTTAATACCTTCTTTAAGTTGACTCTGCCATGTGTCTGTCTGCCACAGACACATGGTAACTCAAATAACATTACTTATTTTTCCACAGCTAAGCCACTGCTGAGAAATACAAACTGCCTaaggtgtttttcttttaaacgcTAATAAATCTGTCcttaaacttgaaaaaaaaatatcatacATGATAACAATAATGTTTAATATTCTTTGGTGATTATTATTAACCAGGCACTATTCTAAACCATTGTCTCCTTACTTTTCATGATGAATCTGTGAGACTGTCAACAACTAGTTTTCCCTTATTTGTTTGACATCTACAGGTATTAAATATCATGCCTTAATTTATACTTCTCATCAGTGATCTTCGTCATCATTGAACATTATTAGTTACAATCATCCAAACTCCCCACAAATATTTCTCAAGGAATGTAATGGAATGAAATAGTGTCACCTGCATTTACTGAGAATGGAGGATACAACAAAAATTAAGCTTAATAAAACTGCTTTCTGTATTAGATGTGTTTCTAACCACCCAGGCCAGTGTTCCTTCTGTGGTGCCAAAATGCCCCTCCCCTTCAGTGTTTTGGATCAGTGTCAGCTTCCACCCATCACAACTAACTATGGCCAAGTTTCTGGGCTGTGATCAGAAACACTTACCTGCCCAGCATGTCAGGATTAGGGCACTCAGTCCCAGGACAACCATCAGGCGAAGAACTGAGACAGCCATTCCTGTTGTCCTGGGTATTGGTGCAGATAAGTTGCGTAGATGCACCTGAAGCTTTGCTCAATTTATAGGACAGTTGGGATGACATCATCTGCTGTGAAATTCAGGCTATTGCACAAGACATCTGCATGGCTTGCTCTGACATCTCTACCAATGAGCTCTGCCCTGTCTTTCAAAATCAAAGCgattgagtttcatttttttccacccacttctccattttctcttgtTCCACTCCTAACAAGCTCCCATCAATTTTCCTATCATATGTGACCTTTTGTCTTTACTCCTATTTTGTCATTATGTTTCTTGTTCCCTTCTTAGGGTTGCCTATCAAGTTCCATAGTGGATCGCACTCTCATAACTTCTCATTTACATTTATGCAAATATATGTTAGGGTTTGCATATGTTACAGAACATTTGATTTTGTCTCCTTGAAATTAGAACACCATTTTAATGTAATATTCTCCAGCCTTTTCCACCCTCAAGAaactttataatttcatttttcttagcaggttaataaaatcacacacacacacacacacacacacacacacacacacacacacatatggcatATTTTCTTTTCCCAGATATTACAAATAGTGCAGCAGCAAACATGGAGGTCCACATTCCTCTGTGGTAGAAGATACAGTCTTTCGAGAGTATGCCAAAGAAGAGTACAGCTAAGCCATATGGTAGGTCTACTCATTTTGTTGAGAAGCCTTCATATCGACTGCATTGGTTTGTAGTCCCACAAACAGTGGATAaggatttctctttctccatgacCTTATCACTCACTGTTGTCACTTGTTGTCCTGGCCACAGTCAAATTGACTGTGATGAGATAGAATATTAATGTGGCTTATATTTGTATTTGCCTAACGGTTGaggatgttgaatttttttttctgtgatgacACATtctcttttattgggtattttatatatttacatttcaaatgttatcctctcctctcccataccccctacccctgcttctatgaagatcctcccattcccacccacccactcccacctcaacgccctggcattcccctatattggagaaatgagccttcacaggaccaagagcttctcctcctattggtgccagacaatgccagaggatgttgaatttttaaaatgcctaTTCACTGGTGTTTGTGTTTCATCTTCTCACATGTTCATCAGCCCATGTTTCAAATGACAGTTTTGTTGTTTAGGTGTTTAATTTTTGCTATTCTTTATATGTTCTGGAT is a window of Rattus norvegicus strain BN/NHsdMcwi chromosome 18, GRCr8, whole genome shotgun sequence DNA encoding:
- the C18h5orf46 gene encoding uncharacterized protein C5orf46 homolog precursor, with protein sequence MAVSVLRLMVVLGLSALILTCWADDNPNDNDHLDEKSDKPDDSKNPEPGFPKFLSILGSEIIENAVDFILRSMSRGSSFMELEGDPGQQPSKVTS